From the Cryptomeria japonica chromosome 2, Sugi_1.0, whole genome shotgun sequence genome, one window contains:
- the LOC131058629 gene encoding LRR receptor-like serine/threonine-protein kinase EFR: protein MTALFFISTLVHAFIIPCAVESSPSLHPHTSNATDEQALFAFKSAIEYDQFNSFATWTSNVSFCNWKGISCSHRRQRVVSLNLSTVGLVGTISPSLGNLSFLRILDLSQNDLRGHIPHQLGSLSRLQIVYLYTNRLEGSIPTTLSACHSITHMSLWENYLAGEIPSALGFLPNLVSIRLGRNNLTGSIPDTLGNISSLNYLDLDENNLDGYIPWELGMLSQLSHLRLAFNHLTGGIPSSLSNCTSLQGMSLIENHLSGEIPTKLFSRTIHLTELYMGANNFSGRIPFTLFNCSQLQILELADNRLSGIAPSELGKLRRLERLYLWGNQFTSGSTASLSFLTALINCSLLREIDYAHNHFTGHIPSSVGQLSTHLELLGLDENRIIGDIPSQIGNLTDLTMLGLGSNLLTGEIPSAIGLLQRLERLYLEYNNLQGKIPMEIGQVKSLGLLALHHNNISGNIPDSLAHLQQLRYLFLDANLLTGTIPSGLGECRKLEALDLSYNKLHGRIPPQLAALTNLHSYFNLSNNFLEGPLPAELSKMDKVQIIDISANQLTSFIPRAIENCQALEYLNFSFNKLEGPIPDSLEKLQYLKVIDFSSNNLSGRIPLTLEKLRALQYLNLSINKLSGEVPKDGVFKKLNATSFTRNLGLCGPWVMLPPCFAPNRHLKSVFIPIGIAVFVICSVVMFSLWRCYVRTRSMTLQTFEIGAPKITFQELLIATDGFNEANLIGVGSFGKVFRGALRDGTMVAIKVLNILDEYARKSFDRECNVLRRVRHRNLLKIITSYSDPDRKALIFPLVANGSLDKYLYPAGDEISQGQLFQLDLIQRLSIAMDVAQGMEYLHHRCFAQVIHCDLKPSNVLLGEDMTAYLIDFGISRLCLGNSTDSYTSTHILKGSIGYIAPGLSSIC, encoded by the coding sequence ATGACAGCTCTATTTTTTATCAGTACACTTGTCCATGCTTTCATTATTCCCTGCGCTGTTGAGTCCTCGCCATCTTTACATCCCCACACAAGCAATGCTACCGATGAGCAGGCTCTGTTCGCATTCAAGTCAGCAATCGAGTATGATCAATTCAATTCATTCGCAACATGGACTTCCAACGTCTCATTCTGCAATTGGAAAGGGATCTCCTGTTCTCACCGCAGGCAGAGGGTCGTATCTCTCAATCTCTCCACCGTGGGTTTGGTAGGTACCATCTCCCCTTCACTCGGCAACCTCTCATTTCTTAGGATTCTTGACCTCAGTCAGAATGACCTTCGTGGTCATATTCCCCATCAGCTAGGAAGCCTCTCTCGCTTACAGATTGTCTACTTATACACAAATCGGCTGGAAGGTTCAATTCCAACAACTCTTAGTGCCTGCCACAGTATAACACACATGTCTCTTTGGGAAAACTATTTGGCTGGAGAGATTCCTTCAGCTCTGGGTTTTCTTCCAAATCTAGTTTCCATTCGGCTTGGCCGAAATAATTTGACAGGTAGCATTCCCGACACATTGGGAAACATATCTTCTTTGAACTATTTAGATTTAGATGAGAACAATCTTGATGGCTATATTCCATGGGAACTGGGTATGCTTTCTCAACTCAGTCATTTGAGATTGGCATTCAACCATCTTACTGGAGGAATACCTTCCTCCTTGTCAAATTGCACTTCCTTGCAGGGAATGAGCTTAATTGAAAATCACCTATCTGGAGAGATTCCAACGAAGTTGTTCTCTAGGACTATCCACTTGACAGAATTGTATATGGGTGCTAACAATTTCAGTGGCAGGATTCCTTTCACTCTCTTCAATTGTTCGCAACTTCAAATTCTCGAGTTAGCCGACAACCGGCTGAGCGGAATAGCTCCCTCAGAGTTGGGAAAGTTACGTAGACTTGAGCGCCTTTATTTGTGGGGTAATCAGTTTACTAGTGGTAGCACAGCAAGCTTATCCTTCCTCACTGCTCTTATTAATTGTTCTCTTCTTAGAGAAATAGACTACGCACATAATCATTTCACAGGTCACATACCCTCATCCGTGGGACAGCTTTCTACACATCTAGAATTATTAGGCTTGGATGAGAACAGAATAATAGGAGATATTCCTTCGCAGATTGGAAATCTCACCGATTTAACTATGCTAGGTTTAGGTAGCAATCTTTTGACCGGTGAGATTCCTTCTGCAATAGGGTTGCTCCAAAGGTTAGAGAGACTATACCTGGAATACAATAATTTACAAGGAAAGATCCCAATGGAGATTGGCCAGGTAAAGAGCCTAGGTCTGCTAGCTCTCCATCATAATAACATTTCTGGAAATATTCCGGACTCCCTTGCCCACCTCCAGCAGTTAAGGTATCTGTTTCTTGATGCCAATTTGTTGACAGGGACTATTCCTTCAGGTTTAGGTGAGTGCAGAAAGTTGGAAGCGCTTGATCTCTCATACAACAAGCTCCATGGACGCATACCTCCACAGTTAGCAGCACTTACAAATCTGCATTCCTATTTCAACCTTTCAAATAATTTCTTGGAGGGCCCCTTACCTGCAGAACTCAGTAAGATGGATAAAGTTCAAATAATAGATATTTCAGCAAATCAGTTAACAAGTTTCATTCCACGTGCAATAGAAAATTGCCAAGCACTTGAAtacttgaatttttctttcaataaACTCGAAGGTCCAATTCCTGATTCTCTAGAGAAACTTCAATATCTTAAAGTCATTGATTTCTCTTCCAACAATTTGTCAGGAAGGATACCTTTGACTTTAGAAAAGCTTAGAGCGCTTCAGTATCTTAACTTGTCTATAAACAAGTTGTCAGGAGAAGTCCCAAAAGATGGTGTTTTCAAAAAGCTTAATGCAACATCATTTACTAGAAATCTTGGGCTATGTGGGCCCTGGGTAATGTTACCACCATGCTTTGCTCCCAACAGGCATCTAAAAAGTGTTTTCATACCCATTGGGATTGCAGTGTTTGTTATATGTTCTGTGGTCATGTTTTCCTTGTGGAGATGCTATGTCAGGACAAGGTCTATGACCTTGCAAACCTTTGAAATTGGCGCTCCGAAAATTACATTTCAAGAACTTCTCATTGCAACTGATGGGTTTAATGAGGCCAACTTAATAGGAGTTGGTAGCTTTGGAAAAGTGTTCAGAGGGGCTCTAAGAGATGGCACGATGGTTGCTATCAAAGTTCTTAATATCCTGGATGAATATGCACGGAAGAGTTTTGATAGAGAGTGCAATGTTTTAAGAAGAGTTCGGCATAGAAATCTTCTTAAAATCATAACCTCTTATTCAGATCCAGACAGGAAAGCCCTAATATTTCCTCTTGTGGCAAATGGCAGCCTAGACAAGTATTTATATCCTGCAGGTGACGAAATTTCTCAAGGTCAACTGTTTCAGTTGGATTTGATTCAGAGGCTGAGCATAGCGATGGATGTTGCACAAGGCATGGAGTACCTTCATCACCGATGTTTTGCGCAAGTCATCCATTGTGATCTAAAGCCCAGTAATGTACTTCTTGGCGAGGACATGACAGCCTATTTGATAGATTTTGGCATTTCAAGATTGTGCCTAGGAAACTCCACGGATTCATACACTTCTACACATATCCTGAAAGGATCGATTGGATACATTGCTCCAGGTTTAAGTTCAATTTGCTAG